From one Cupriavidus oxalaticus genomic stretch:
- a CDS encoding Bug family tripartite tricarboxylate transporter substrate binding protein, producing the protein MNRTGRTGRRAALGVIGAMAMMIGSQPVALASEAYPNRPIKMIIPYTPGGSIDTVGRLVAAQLQRQLGQAIVIENRPGASGMIGSEAVAKASADGYTLLFNASSQVYLPLVAKNASYDAIRDFTPIAQVGHVPLIVVANTSLPTSSLRDLVKLAKAKPRTYTWATSGLGTTSHLAEEMIRHAFKLEMDIVSYKGAVPQLNDVMGGHVSAAVSPMPGAYPFVKAGRLKVLAVTSSKRIPQLPAVPTVAESGLPGFELLSWYGLWGPANLPADITRKLSQEVNKAVREASLKARFEELAFETVQSTPEQFKVVIKDEIDKVAGIVKAASIRID; encoded by the coding sequence ATGAACAGGACTGGCAGGACAGGGCGGCGTGCGGCGCTGGGTGTGATCGGCGCGATGGCGATGATGATCGGATCGCAGCCGGTGGCGCTCGCGAGTGAGGCGTATCCCAATCGCCCGATCAAGATGATCATCCCTTACACCCCGGGCGGCTCGATCGATACAGTGGGGCGCCTGGTGGCTGCACAACTGCAGCGTCAGCTTGGGCAAGCGATCGTTATCGAGAACCGACCGGGTGCGTCGGGCATGATCGGGTCAGAGGCGGTGGCAAAGGCCTCGGCGGACGGCTATACGCTGCTCTTCAATGCCTCCAGCCAGGTGTACCTGCCGCTCGTCGCGAAGAACGCCTCGTACGACGCCATCAGGGATTTCACCCCGATCGCACAGGTAGGGCACGTGCCGCTGATCGTGGTCGCCAACACCAGCCTCCCAACCAGTTCGCTGCGCGACTTGGTCAAGCTGGCGAAAGCCAAGCCGCGGACCTACACCTGGGCCACCTCCGGGCTAGGCACCACCAGCCATCTGGCCGAGGAGATGATTCGCCACGCGTTCAAGCTGGAGATGGATATCGTGTCCTACAAGGGCGCCGTGCCGCAGTTGAATGACGTGATGGGCGGGCACGTGTCGGCGGCGGTGTCGCCGATGCCAGGCGCGTATCCGTTCGTCAAGGCGGGGCGGCTAAAAGTTCTGGCGGTCACCAGTAGCAAGCGTATCCCGCAGCTTCCAGCCGTGCCGACCGTTGCCGAGAGTGGCCTGCCTGGCTTTGAGCTGTTGTCGTGGTACGGGCTCTGGGGTCCCGCCAACCTGCCTGCGGACATCACCCGAAAGCTGTCGCAGGAGGTCAACAAGGCCGTGCGCGAAGCCAGCCTGAAGGCGCGCTTCGAGGAACTGGCCTTTGAAACCGTGCAGTCCACCCCGGAGCAGTTCAAGGTGGTGATCAAGGATGAGATCGACAAGGTCGCGGGCATTGTCAAGGCAGCCAGCATCCGTATCGATTGA
- a CDS encoding LysR family transcriptional regulator produces MELRQLLYFVTVADELNFSKAAVRLHMSQPPLSQQIKALEDEMGVELLVRNRREVRLTDAGRAFQADCRTVLDQVRVAVTTARRTAAGDIGTLQIGMVTSGIFHVLPTILTRMAERFPGLHIAVTDMGSADQAHAVMQGKLDIGIVHSIPTRSGLGKAPIFTEYFTIVVPQGHELAARPALALRDLEGVPLVAFSREHAPALFDGMIASCLHAGFSPVIAHTARNPLTTFQMVKLGLGAALVPRSYARAGLPGVVFREIGQTAGHIQLYAIWREQAASDLVMRVVSEVMSEPIAY; encoded by the coding sequence ATGGAACTCCGGCAACTGCTCTATTTCGTGACCGTCGCGGATGAGTTGAACTTCAGCAAGGCCGCGGTGCGGCTGCACATGTCGCAGCCACCGCTCTCCCAGCAAATCAAGGCACTGGAAGACGAGATGGGAGTGGAACTGTTGGTGCGCAATCGCCGGGAAGTCCGCCTGACCGACGCGGGCCGTGCCTTCCAGGCGGACTGCCGCACCGTGCTCGACCAAGTGCGCGTAGCCGTGACTACCGCGCGGCGCACGGCGGCCGGCGACATCGGCACGCTGCAGATCGGCATGGTGACGTCAGGCATCTTCCATGTGCTCCCCACCATCCTGACCCGCATGGCAGAGCGTTTCCCCGGGCTGCATATCGCCGTGACCGACATGGGCTCGGCCGACCAGGCGCATGCCGTGATGCAGGGCAAGCTCGATATCGGCATCGTGCATTCGATCCCGACGCGCAGCGGCCTCGGCAAAGCCCCGATCTTCACCGAGTATTTCACTATCGTCGTGCCCCAAGGCCACGAACTCGCCGCCAGGCCTGCGCTGGCGCTCCGCGACCTCGAAGGTGTGCCACTGGTGGCATTCTCGCGTGAGCACGCGCCGGCGTTGTTCGACGGCATGATCGCCTCATGCCTGCATGCCGGCTTCAGTCCCGTCATCGCACATACGGCGCGCAATCCACTGACCACCTTCCAGATGGTCAAGCTCGGCCTGGGCGCGGCGCTGGTGCCGCGCTCTTACGCCCGCGCCGGGCTGCCAGGCGTGGTGTTTCGTGAGATCGGCCAGACCGCTGGTCACATCCAGCTCTATGCAATCTGGCGTGAGCAGGCGGCCAGCGATCTGGTCATGCGGGTCGTGAGCGAAGTGATGAGCGAACCGATCGCCTACTAA